From Leptospira ellinghausenii, the proteins below share one genomic window:
- a CDS encoding heavy metal translocating P-type ATPase encodes MKVKDIVCGMDIESETSNFKQVFEKKKYFFCSEKCMTKFLESPTSYIFKELAVKDIPPFHDQTLHSISTQEKKNHPVQYTCPMHPEIIQSVPGSCPKCGMTLEPVITSGEKADDSEYKSMKLRFIVSSIFTVPIFLSAMSDLISFLNLSNFLGANNVNWMQMLFSIPVVFWGGWPFLVRAYLSIINQSANMFTLIAIGTLSAFFYSLIALLFPGLLPVAFQGHGGMTFLYFEAAAVITTLVLLGQVLELKARTQTGAAIRSLLALTPPTATKITESGDEVVALKSLLTGDQIRVKPGEKIPVDGLILEGSSDVDESMISGEPLAISKVAGDKVIGGTVNGEGSFILQAEKVGEDTVLSRIIKMVNDAQRSRAPIQKLADITSAWFVPLVLLISISTFIGWYLLGPEPKLSYGFVNAVAVLIIACPCALGLATPISIMVSAGRGASEGVLFKDAAQLEILHKINTLFVDKTGTLTEGKPVLTEIIPLNGRKENELLAIAASIESNSEHPLALAIVQKAKLDKLELTKVTDFSAMAGKAAKGKIGDSMYFVGSEDIFTENLSKEFADKVNEIREDGSTVVFLSKEQVPIGIFVIRDKIKPNTPAAITELQSLGIEIVMLTGDNLKTAQHVSKTLGITRIHAGVLPEDKKKFIDEEKKKGRKIAMAGDGINDAPALALADVGIAMGNGTDIAMESAGITLIKGDLSGIARAIKLSRATFLNIKQNIFFAFAYNVIGIPIAAGLLYPFFEMLLNPMIAALAMSLSSISVIGNALRLKVMNV; translated from the coding sequence ATGAAAGTTAAAGACATCGTTTGTGGCATGGACATAGAATCAGAAACTTCAAATTTCAAACAGGTTTTTGAAAAAAAGAAATATTTCTTTTGCAGTGAAAAATGTATGACCAAATTTTTAGAAAGTCCTACAAGTTATATATTTAAGGAATTAGCTGTAAAAGATATCCCTCCATTTCATGACCAAACCTTGCATAGTATTTCTACACAAGAGAAAAAAAATCATCCAGTCCAATATACCTGCCCGATGCATCCTGAAATAATTCAAAGTGTTCCAGGAAGCTGCCCGAAATGTGGCATGACCTTAGAGCCAGTTATTACTAGCGGTGAAAAGGCTGATGATTCAGAATACAAATCTATGAAGTTAAGATTCATAGTAAGTTCAATTTTTACGGTTCCTATTTTTTTAAGCGCAATGAGCGATCTCATTTCATTCTTAAATCTTTCCAATTTTCTTGGAGCCAACAATGTGAATTGGATGCAAATGCTTTTTAGTATTCCCGTCGTTTTTTGGGGAGGTTGGCCGTTTCTTGTTCGCGCTTATCTTTCGATTATAAATCAAAGTGCCAATATGTTTACATTAATCGCCATCGGAACTTTGTCTGCTTTCTTCTATAGTTTGATTGCTCTCTTATTTCCGGGATTACTGCCAGTTGCATTCCAAGGACATGGGGGTATGACATTCTTATATTTTGAAGCTGCTGCTGTAATCACTACATTAGTGTTACTCGGTCAAGTTTTGGAATTAAAGGCACGCACGCAAACAGGTGCTGCAATTCGTTCGTTACTTGCCCTTACACCGCCAACTGCTACGAAAATAACGGAATCAGGCGACGAAGTTGTGGCATTGAAATCTTTACTTACTGGTGATCAAATTCGAGTAAAACCTGGGGAAAAAATCCCGGTAGATGGTTTAATTTTAGAAGGATCAAGTGATGTTGATGAATCAATGATAAGCGGAGAACCTCTAGCAATTTCCAAAGTAGCAGGGGATAAAGTGATTGGAGGAACAGTCAACGGGGAAGGCAGTTTCATTTTACAGGCAGAAAAAGTAGGTGAAGATACCGTTTTGTCGAGAATTATTAAAATGGTGAATGATGCACAAAGGTCTCGTGCTCCAATTCAAAAACTTGCTGATATAACATCTGCATGGTTTGTTCCTTTAGTTTTATTGATTTCAATTTCTACATTTATCGGTTGGTATCTTTTAGGGCCCGAACCAAAACTTTCCTACGGATTCGTGAATGCTGTCGCTGTTTTAATTATCGCATGCCCTTGTGCATTAGGTCTTGCAACACCAATTTCTATTATGGTTTCGGCTGGCCGTGGAGCATCCGAAGGTGTCTTATTTAAGGATGCTGCACAACTTGAAATATTGCATAAAATAAATACTTTATTTGTGGATAAAACTGGAACCTTAACTGAAGGGAAACCCGTTTTAACAGAGATAATCCCATTAAATGGAAGAAAAGAGAATGAGTTACTCGCTATTGCCGCAAGTATAGAGTCGAACAGCGAACATCCTTTAGCTCTTGCGATAGTCCAGAAAGCAAAATTAGATAAATTAGAATTAACCAAGGTCACAGATTTTTCTGCAATGGCAGGTAAGGCTGCAAAAGGAAAGATAGGTGACAGTATGTATTTTGTCGGATCAGAAGATATTTTTACAGAAAATCTCTCTAAAGAATTTGCAGATAAAGTGAATGAGATTCGCGAAGACGGTTCAACTGTTGTTTTCCTTTCAAAAGAACAAGTGCCCATTGGAATATTTGTAATTCGTGATAAAATAAAACCTAATACTCCAGCAGCAATCACGGAACTGCAATCTCTCGGAATAGAGATAGTAATGCTGACGGGAGATAATCTAAAGACTGCCCAGCACGTTTCCAAAACTCTTGGGATAACAAGAATTCATGCAGGGGTGCTACCTGAAGATAAAAAAAAATTTATCGACGAAGAAAAGAAAAAAGGGAGGAAAATTGCGATGGCTGGTGATGGTATTAATGATGCTCCTGCTCTAGCATTAGCTGACGTCGGAATTGCAATGGGAAATGGAACCGATATCGCAATGGAAAGTGCTGGAATTACCTTGATAAAAGGAGACCTTTCTGGTATAGCTCGTGCAATTAAATTGAGTCGAGCAACGTTTCTGAATATAAAGCAGAACATTTTTTTTGCATTTGCTTATAATGTTATCGGAATACCTATAGCAGCAGGATTATTATATCCGTTCTTTGAAATGTTGTTAAATCCAATGATTGCCGCACTTGCCATGAGTTTAAGTTCGATATCTGTAATAGGTAACGCATTAAGATTAAAAGTTATGAATGTGTAG